The following are from one region of the Geoalkalibacter subterraneus genome:
- the dctP gene encoding TRAP transporter substrate-binding protein DctP, with protein MKRLQKVMVVAIVAMALVVGLSSAPFAANLRMLSAYHENFIFNVGISHKFIENLEEMSDGKFKVTSNGPDVISTFEQFQPLQAGIFDLNFTHATYHTGTISVGVGMDATLVDPVKRRESGLFDFLDKQYQKLGVKLVAIAPVAPYHIVLRSPITAQTSGSLKGLKIRSNPSLQNTILALGGSPVTLAGGEVYTALQRGVIDGAPWTMVGVKDFKWYEVSNYLVRPHFGSISMMIIMNLDKYNSLSPEEQNLIVDAGRKTELDSLEFFNNLIEEEVAFLLGEGGLELTYMGSEDAKNVEKYWNDGLWEMAGQTSGKKIADEFRDLAVKAGMTR; from the coding sequence ATGAAACGGCTACAAAAAGTCATGGTTGTCGCGATCGTTGCAATGGCGTTGGTGGTAGGATTGAGTTCTGCGCCCTTCGCGGCGAATCTGAGGATGCTCTCGGCGTACCATGAAAATTTCATCTTTAACGTCGGAATCTCTCACAAGTTCATCGAAAACCTGGAAGAAATGTCCGATGGAAAGTTCAAGGTTACTTCCAACGGACCCGACGTTATCTCCACGTTCGAGCAGTTCCAGCCTCTTCAGGCCGGAATTTTTGATCTGAACTTCACTCATGCAACGTATCACACCGGGACCATCAGCGTTGGCGTCGGAATGGATGCCACCCTTGTCGATCCGGTCAAACGTCGCGAATCCGGATTATTTGATTTTCTGGACAAGCAGTATCAGAAGCTTGGCGTCAAACTTGTTGCGATTGCCCCGGTTGCTCCTTACCACATCGTCCTGCGTTCGCCCATCACCGCGCAGACGTCCGGCAGTCTTAAAGGGCTCAAAATCCGCAGCAATCCGAGCCTGCAGAATACCATCCTGGCTTTGGGGGGTTCTCCGGTCACTTTGGCGGGTGGCGAGGTCTATACCGCTCTGCAGCGCGGTGTCATTGATGGGGCTCCCTGGACCATGGTCGGCGTCAAGGATTTCAAATGGTATGAGGTCTCGAATTACCTTGTCCGGCCGCACTTCGGGTCTATTTCGATGATGATCATCATGAACCTGGATAAATACAATTCGCTGAGCCCAGAGGAGCAGAACCTGATCGTAGATGCCGGCAGAAAAACCGAACTGGACAGCCTGGAATTCTTTAACAACCTGATTGAGGAAGAGGTCGCTTTTCTCCTCGGTGAAGGCGGCCTGGAACTGACCTATATGGGCAGTGAAGATGCCAAAAATGTTGAGAAATACTGGAATGACGGGTTGTGGGAGATGGCTGGTCAGACCTCCGGCAAAAAAATCGCCGATGAATTTCGCGACCTGGCGGTCAAAGCGGGGATGACCCGATGA
- a CDS encoding acetyl-CoA hydrolase/transferase C-terminal domain-containing protein — translation MSEFLSRIRKKSLHKKVMEAEDTVRFFKNGMDLGWSGFTPVGYPKVVPLALADYVEKNNLQGQMRFNLFIGASIGQEVEDRWASLQMTDKRWPYQTGKVIQKQVNDGTVRMGDKHLSLYAQDLGYGYYTKGRGGGFDIGLVEASGITEDGSIILAGSIGAATEVIQFSDKLIIEINTAIPSFEGLHDVVMLEKPPHRKPYLISRVDDRIGTLHVPCDHDKIVAIVESRKPDKGRPLGPPDETSERIASNILDFFGDEVKAGRLPANLLPLQSGVGNIANAVVGGLVNGPFANLKVWTEVIQDTMLDFFDSGKLEVASATSLSLSEPGFERLYNNWDKYVDKVILRPMQVSNNPEPIRRLGVIAMNTPVEFDIYGHANSTLVGGSRMINGIGGSGDFLRNAALSIMHTPSTRPSKTDPTGITCVVPFATHVDHTEHDLDILVTEQGLADLRGLCPRERAREIIDKCAHPDYKPILTEYYERAEKDCFARGIGHEPHMLFKAFKMQESLATDGTMKIKNWD, via the coding sequence ATGTCGGAGTTTTTGAGTCGAATTAGAAAGAAAAGCCTGCACAAGAAGGTTATGGAGGCAGAGGATACTGTCCGGTTTTTCAAAAACGGAATGGATCTGGGGTGGTCAGGCTTTACTCCGGTCGGGTATCCCAAAGTGGTGCCTCTGGCGCTTGCAGATTACGTAGAGAAAAATAATCTGCAGGGGCAAATGCGCTTCAACCTTTTTATCGGTGCCTCCATCGGGCAGGAGGTGGAAGACCGCTGGGCTTCTCTGCAGATGACCGACAAGCGCTGGCCCTACCAGACGGGCAAGGTCATCCAGAAACAGGTCAACGACGGTACGGTGCGAATGGGGGACAAACACCTCTCTCTTTATGCCCAGGACTTGGGGTACGGCTATTACACCAAGGGGCGAGGAGGCGGGTTTGACATCGGCCTGGTGGAGGCTTCGGGAATTACAGAGGATGGAAGCATCATCCTCGCCGGATCGATCGGCGCTGCGACAGAGGTGATTCAGTTCTCGGACAAGCTGATTATCGAAATCAATACCGCGATCCCTTCTTTTGAGGGGCTGCATGATGTGGTCATGCTTGAGAAACCGCCACACCGCAAACCCTACCTCATCAGTCGGGTGGATGACCGTATCGGCACCCTGCATGTGCCCTGTGATCACGACAAGATCGTTGCTATCGTCGAATCGCGCAAGCCTGACAAAGGGCGTCCGTTGGGGCCGCCCGATGAGACATCTGAGAGGATCGCCAGCAATATCCTGGATTTTTTTGGTGATGAGGTTAAAGCAGGGCGTCTACCCGCCAATCTTCTGCCGTTGCAGTCTGGGGTGGGAAATATTGCCAACGCGGTGGTCGGTGGACTGGTCAATGGCCCCTTCGCAAATCTCAAGGTCTGGACCGAAGTCATCCAGGACACCATGCTCGATTTCTTTGATTCCGGCAAACTCGAAGTGGCGTCCGCTACTTCGCTCTCCCTCTCCGAGCCGGGTTTCGAGCGTCTTTATAACAACTGGGACAAGTATGTCGACAAGGTGATTCTTCGTCCCATGCAGGTCAGCAACAACCCTGAGCCGATCCGCCGCCTGGGGGTGATCGCCATGAACACGCCGGTGGAGTTCGACATTTACGGGCACGCTAATTCCACCCTGGTCGGCGGCAGCCGCATGATCAACGGCATCGGCGGCTCGGGCGACTTTCTGCGCAATGCCGCCCTCTCAATCATGCACACCCCTTCGACCCGTCCGTCAAAAACCGATCCCACCGGGATTACCTGCGTTGTCCCCTTCGCCACCCATGTCGACCACACCGAACACGACCTCGACATTCTGGTGACCGAGCAGGGGTTGGCCGACCTTCGCGGGCTCTGCCCACGGGAACGGGCGCGGGAGATCATCGACAAGTGTGCTCACCCCGACTACAAACCGATCCTCACCGAATACTACGAGCGCGCGGAAAAAGACTGTTTTGCCCGCGGAATCGGCCATGAGCCCCACATGCTGTTCAAGGCGTTCAAGATGCAGGAGTCGCTGGCCACCGACGGGACGATGAAGATCAAAAATTGGGATTAG
- a CDS encoding MerR family transcriptional regulator, whose amino-acid sequence MDKTNHEKEEIVPIGDLCRTLGISTRTLRYWEEVGIIESVDRVDRANRGYTPYMVRRIKFIIRLRDLGLTIKEMQYLYKVYGDAKKTDQVIPELVRILNHHIGTIDEKIDKLTSLRAEIVDYRERLLEKLAESTQKEANDTESS is encoded by the coding sequence ATGGATAAAACGAATCACGAAAAAGAGGAGATTGTCCCGATCGGAGACCTCTGCAGAACATTGGGGATTTCGACGAGGACATTACGATACTGGGAAGAGGTGGGAATCATTGAATCGGTTGACCGGGTCGATCGCGCCAACCGAGGCTATACGCCGTATATGGTGAGGAGAATCAAATTCATTATTCGGTTAAGAGACTTGGGCTTAACCATTAAGGAAATGCAATATCTTTACAAGGTTTACGGGGACGCAAAAAAAACCGATCAAGTCATCCCCGAGCTCGTCAGAATTTTAAATCACCACATTGGTACTATTGATGAAAAAATTGACAAGCTGACCTCTCTGAGAGCGGAAATTGTTGATTACCGTGAGCGCCTTTTGGAAAAGTTGGCTGAATCCACCCAGAAAGAAGCAAATGATACTGAATCCTCGTAA
- a CDS encoding OsmC family protein: MMGTFASVLATKKIRTHTDRFRADVEGDIENVDGVLKITVIRVHYVLKLSHEEENDAHWAMENYIEKCPAAMSVTGCIRIEHSLEFDSE, translated from the coding sequence ATGATGGGCACTTTCGCCAGCGTGCTGGCGACCAAAAAGATAAGAACCCATACCGACCGTTTTCGCGCTGATGTCGAAGGCGATATTGAAAATGTCGATGGTGTACTCAAAATTACTGTGATTCGTGTTCACTATGTCTTGAAACTGAGCCACGAAGAAGAAAACGATGCTCATTGGGCAATGGAGAATTACATCGAAAAGTGTCCCGCAGCCATGAGCGTAACTGGCTGCATCCGGATAGAACATTCTCTTGAGTTTGATTCGGAGTAA
- a CDS encoding chloride channel protein, with the protein MAGALFSAEVLYREPEFEHEALIPCIIASTTAYSLFGAVTGWQALLVTPRFVFQQPLELFSFLVLGIFCAAMGVVYVKSFYGLRDLFKKLNMPPAH; encoded by the coding sequence CTGGCCGGCGCACTCTTCTCGGCCGAAGTTCTCTACCGCGAACCGGAGTTCGAGCATGAAGCCTTGATTCCCTGCATCATTGCTTCAACCACCGCCTATTCCCTTTTCGGCGCGGTCACCGGCTGGCAGGCTCTGCTGGTAACACCGCGCTTTGTTTTTCAGCAACCACTGGAGCTTTTTTCTTTTCTTGTTCTCGGCATTTTCTGCGCCGCCATGGGCGTGGTGTACGTCAAATCATTTTACGGCCTGCGCGACCTGTTCAAAAAACTCAACATGCCGCCCGCACACTGA
- a CDS encoding LemA family protein — protein sequence MNRRIFLLLLSALLVMPALSGCGYNQIQRNEEAVIAAWADVEATYQRRADLIPNLVETVKAYAAHERETLEAVTQARASVGQVNLSSNDLNDPAALERYQQAQGQLSSALSRLLVVAERYPDLKASQNFRDLQHQLEGTENRINVARQRYNDAVQTFNTSIRTFPNNLTNKFILKLERKEPFKADPGAAQTPKVQF from the coding sequence ATGAACCGACGCATTTTTCTGCTGCTGCTCAGTGCCCTGCTTGTCATGCCAGCCCTTTCGGGGTGCGGCTACAACCAAATTCAACGCAATGAGGAAGCGGTGATCGCCGCCTGGGCCGATGTTGAAGCCACCTACCAGCGCCGCGCCGACCTCATCCCCAACCTGGTGGAAACGGTCAAAGCCTACGCGGCGCACGAACGCGAGACCCTCGAGGCCGTCACCCAGGCACGCGCCTCCGTGGGACAGGTCAACCTCAGCAGCAATGACCTGAACGATCCGGCTGCACTTGAAAGGTATCAGCAAGCCCAGGGGCAGCTCAGTTCCGCCCTTTCGCGCCTGCTTGTAGTTGCGGAGCGTTATCCCGACCTCAAAGCCAGCCAGAATTTCCGCGACCTGCAGCATCAGCTTGAAGGGACTGAGAACCGAATCAACGTGGCCCGTCAGCGTTACAACGATGCGGTTCAGACATTCAATACATCCATCAGAACCTTCCCCAACAACCTGACCAACAAATTTATACTCAAGCTGGAACGTAAAGAACCTTTCAAAGCAGACCCCGGCGCTGCCCAGACCCCGAAAGTGCAGTTTTAG
- a CDS encoding TPM domain-containing protein, whose product MRSSALLFLFLLLLPSLGTALDVPQPSGYITDTADLVDHGTELKIEQFLKDFEKSDSTQIAVLTIPSLEGESLDEYALRVAEAWGIGQESKDNGALLLVAHQDRKIRIEVGYGLEGRLTDLLAGRIIDNEIAPRFRAGDFEGGIVAGVVAMAEAVRGEYQGTGRTGEKKERNPLGILALLLFLGPGMMFLGGGRSHRRGGIWYGGGFGGGGRGGGFGGGFSGGGGGFGGGGASGGW is encoded by the coding sequence ATGCGTTCTTCAGCCCTGTTGTTTCTGTTCCTTCTGCTGCTGCCGTCTCTCGGCACTGCGCTCGATGTGCCCCAACCGAGCGGCTATATCACAGACACCGCCGATTTGGTCGACCATGGGACGGAACTCAAAATCGAGCAGTTTCTCAAAGATTTCGAGAAAAGCGATTCAACCCAGATTGCCGTATTGACGATTCCTTCCCTCGAAGGGGAATCTCTCGACGAATATGCCCTTCGGGTCGCCGAAGCCTGGGGCATTGGACAGGAATCAAAGGATAACGGTGCGTTGCTTCTGGTGGCGCACCAGGATCGCAAAATCCGTATTGAGGTTGGCTACGGCCTGGAGGGGCGTTTAACCGATCTGCTCGCCGGGCGCATCATCGACAATGAGATTGCTCCGCGATTTCGCGCAGGCGATTTCGAGGGGGGCATCGTGGCCGGGGTGGTCGCCATGGCTGAAGCAGTCCGCGGCGAGTACCAGGGAACCGGACGCACCGGCGAAAAAAAGGAACGCAATCCTCTTGGCATTCTGGCCCTGCTGCTCTTTCTCGGCCCCGGAATGATGTTCCTCGGCGGCGGTCGCAGCCATCGTCGTGGGGGGATCTGGTACGGTGGAGGATTCGGAGGCGGCGGCCGAGGCGGCGGCTTCGGTGGAGGCTTCTCCGGAGGTGGCGGCGGTTTCGGCGGGGGCGGTGCCTCCGGCGGATGGTAG
- a CDS encoding TPM domain-containing protein has protein sequence MPEPRAATFFSEEEKKRIETAVRKTEARTSGEVVPMVVDQSYDYPRAEILGGGMFALATATTLSWAFGGSSIWAFLPLFFIFYFLFKWLIRTTPALKRRLVNPAEIDEEVEEKAMISFLENGLHSTRDRTGILILISLFEHRVYVLADQGINEKVPAATWDEIVATITAGIKEGKTCDALCSAIERCAELLETNFPVRKDDTNELPNLIIE, from the coding sequence ATGCCCGAACCCAGAGCAGCAACTTTTTTCAGCGAAGAAGAGAAGAAGCGCATCGAAACTGCGGTACGCAAGACCGAAGCCCGCACCAGCGGGGAGGTCGTACCGATGGTGGTCGATCAATCCTATGATTACCCGCGCGCCGAAATACTTGGTGGCGGGATGTTCGCACTTGCAACTGCTACAACCCTGAGCTGGGCATTTGGGGGGTCGTCCATATGGGCCTTTCTCCCCCTGTTTTTTATTTTTTATTTTCTTTTCAAGTGGCTGATCCGAACCACGCCGGCCCTTAAACGCCGTCTGGTCAACCCCGCCGAAATCGATGAAGAGGTTGAAGAAAAGGCAATGATCAGCTTTCTGGAAAACGGTCTGCACAGCACCCGCGACCGCACCGGAATCCTCATCCTGATCAGCCTTTTTGAGCACCGCGTGTACGTTCTTGCAGATCAGGGGATCAATGAAAAGGTTCCCGCTGCAACCTGGGATGAAATTGTCGCCACGATTACTGCCGGAATCAAGGAGGGGAAAACCTGCGATGCGCTTTGCTCAGCCATTGAACGCTGTGCAGAACTTCTTGAAACAAATTTCCCGGTGAGAAAAGACGATACCAACGAACTGCCGAATCTGATTATCGAATGA
- a CDS encoding ferritin-like domain-containing protein translates to MSFSTLDDVIKYAVQREEEAYQLYKKAAAQTKSIAARKLFEEMAAEEAGHKEVFGKMNLERAEHYRKKTLPDMKISQFLAETPLKPDASYPEILAYAIKAEENAYNLYLAAANAIDDPDLEKVLRVFADVEKGHKIKVERIYDEHVLSEN, encoded by the coding sequence ATGTCCTTTTCAACTCTCGATGATGTCATCAAATACGCCGTCCAGCGCGAAGAAGAAGCTTATCAGCTTTACAAGAAAGCAGCAGCTCAGACAAAAAGCATCGCCGCTCGAAAACTGTTCGAAGAAATGGCGGCAGAGGAAGCCGGCCATAAGGAAGTTTTCGGGAAAATGAACCTGGAACGAGCCGAACATTACAGGAAAAAGACTTTGCCGGACATGAAGATCAGCCAGTTTCTGGCGGAAACCCCTCTCAAGCCCGACGCCAGCTATCCGGAGATTCTCGCCTATGCCATCAAGGCCGAAGAAAACGCCTACAATCTTTACCTTGCGGCTGCCAACGCCATAGATGATCCCGATCTGGAAAAAGTGCTGCGCGTTTTCGCCGACGTCGAAAAAGGTCACAAGATTAAAGTCGAGCGAATCTATGATGAACACGTGTTGAGCGAAAATTGA
- a CDS encoding DUF6122 family protein, which yields MEINIEIFRHAIHYGFHLIVPFVLGRLFWKQDWWKAGLIMTATIVIDLDHLLADPVFDPNRCSIGFHPLHTLWAGVVYGSLLAIPSWKWRAVGVGCLWHLCTDAIDCMIAGI from the coding sequence ATGGAAATTAATATCGAGATCTTCAGGCATGCGATCCATTACGGATTTCACCTGATTGTGCCGTTTGTTTTGGGTCGGTTGTTCTGGAAACAGGATTGGTGGAAGGCTGGCCTGATCATGACGGCTACAATTGTCATCGACCTGGACCACCTGCTGGCCGATCCAGTTTTTGACCCAAATCGTTGCAGCATAGGGTTTCATCCCCTCCATACACTTTGGGCAGGAGTCGTTTATGGCAGTTTGCTGGCAATTCCCTCCTGGAAGTGGCGGGCGGTTGGGGTGGGGTGCCTGTGGCACCTGTGCACAGATGCCATTGATTGCATGATTGCCGGAATCTGA
- a CDS encoding MarR family transcriptional regulator has translation MADILQNSDDLPILVRLFLAAFVILGLLPHFKTRLSKILDYLSNLGRPDMPGMGEEVPVQERFSATSSPMTDIEYFVFTRLAQGGKKGMTPAAVAKSLHMDRQLIKKALRSLRRKGFIHFAPDWKMVQRVMLSKQGQALAMAEGLIPKLTHRPS, from the coding sequence ATGGCCGATATCCTGCAAAACAGTGATGATCTTCCTATCCTTGTCAGGCTCTTTCTGGCGGCCTTCGTGATACTTGGGCTGCTTCCCCATTTTAAAACGCGTCTGTCGAAGATTCTGGACTATTTAAGTAACCTGGGCCGCCCTGATATGCCTGGAATGGGTGAAGAGGTGCCGGTACAGGAGCGTTTTTCTGCGACGTCTTCGCCGATGACTGACATTGAATATTTTGTCTTTACGAGACTCGCCCAGGGGGGTAAAAAAGGAATGACTCCGGCAGCGGTGGCCAAAAGCCTTCATATGGACAGGCAATTGATCAAAAAAGCGCTGCGCTCCCTTCGCAGGAAGGGGTTCATACACTTTGCACCCGACTGGAAAATGGTTCAGCGGGTCATGCTGAGCAAACAAGGGCAAGCTCTCGCGATGGCAGAAGGATTAATCCCCAAGCTGACGCATCGCCCCTCGTGA
- a CDS encoding molybdopterin-dependent oxidoreductase, giving the protein MKQSRRKFLKITGLATAAGAAVGYSDTLTAAARLRRRGNPAPDAIYGNAPAPEARINDSGQVVPNADFTVASTVCIGCTTHCGVRVKVENKSGTVVRAAGNPYHPLSSDPWLPYETPLRESLRWTSNHDESGLENRSTACARGNVVFDKIHDRFRVLTPLKRAGKRGEDKWIPISPEQLIEEVVNGGNLFGEGHVDGLAAIRDLKTLIDPDNPEYGTRANQLGILGTADEGRKDFMVFRFLQAFGSKNYSGHSSICGLSMRAGNAAFLSDFKKYPHLKPDFEHCEFLINFGTSPGQAGNPFKRQGKLLARARSEGNLRYVTVTPMLTNSDSIAAGDRSRWMPIRPGGDLALAMGMIRWIIENGRHNAAYLSVPSKASMERVGEPSFTNSSHLVVVTPGHQLEGRVLKASGDAGKEDFLVIDSTDGQLKSADQVDAARLEVDETIVYGGERLAVKSSFTLLKESAFRFTLEEYAQESGIPAEEIADLAHEFTSHGRKVAVDCHGNTMHTTGFYTTWAILSLSALVGSLNYKGGMSAGGGKFTDMKGAAYDLTDYPGKPKQPGIRIDRTRIAYEKTSEFKRNQAAGKPYPAKDQWYPFTNAIETGLITGSINHYPYPLKALISWNANFIYGESGGENTLAEALKDPKASIPLMIAIDPFINETSRLADYIVPDSVLYETWGELNPWGAWLTKTNAVRYPVVTPRQATFANGEPVCMDSFVIEIGKKLGLPGFGPQAIKASNGSLHPLERPEDFYLRVFENVALDAKSVPNADDEEIRLAGLQDYVPRLRRVSPENWRKVAYVMARGGRFEGKEGAYKESHLAKKYPGMISIYSETVGTSRSSLTAEKYSGVPTFYGARLVKGDLLVKRFPRSEYPLTAFSFKSNVVSSPNTASSRLRDLRYTSTIDIAARTAESLGLAHGDVVELTSPGGRIEGLLRVREGMHPEAIGVEHGFGRSGEGAITVQIGNETLEGLRFRKSGASINLLGFADPDRPGRIALSDFAVGSNSRQVIPVRIRKLPS; this is encoded by the coding sequence ATGAAACAGAGTCGACGGAAATTTCTCAAAATTACCGGCCTGGCCACGGCGGCCGGAGCCGCCGTTGGTTATAGCGATACCCTGACTGCCGCCGCGCGTCTGCGCCGGCGCGGAAATCCGGCGCCTGATGCCATCTATGGCAATGCTCCCGCCCCCGAGGCCCGCATCAATGATTCCGGCCAGGTGGTGCCCAATGCGGATTTCACCGTGGCCAGCACCGTGTGCATCGGCTGCACGACCCACTGCGGCGTGCGGGTCAAGGTGGAGAACAAAAGCGGTACGGTGGTGCGGGCAGCCGGCAACCCCTATCACCCCCTGTCAAGCGACCCCTGGCTTCCCTACGAAACACCCCTCCGCGAAAGTCTGCGCTGGACCTCGAACCATGACGAAAGCGGTCTGGAAAACCGTTCAACGGCTTGTGCCCGCGGCAACGTGGTTTTCGATAAGATCCACGACAGGTTCCGGGTGCTTACCCCGCTTAAGCGGGCAGGCAAACGCGGCGAGGACAAGTGGATCCCTATCTCACCGGAGCAGCTGATTGAGGAAGTTGTCAACGGCGGAAACCTTTTCGGCGAGGGGCACGTGGACGGCCTGGCGGCGATTCGTGACCTTAAGACACTTATCGATCCGGACAACCCGGAATACGGGACCCGCGCCAACCAACTGGGTATCCTGGGAACCGCAGACGAAGGTCGCAAGGATTTCATGGTGTTCCGCTTTCTGCAGGCATTTGGCAGCAAGAACTATTCGGGGCATTCTTCTATCTGCGGGCTCTCCATGCGGGCAGGCAACGCGGCGTTTCTAAGCGATTTCAAAAAGTACCCTCATCTCAAACCAGACTTCGAGCACTGCGAGTTCCTCATCAATTTCGGAACCTCCCCCGGGCAGGCCGGCAATCCTTTCAAGCGCCAGGGAAAGCTGTTGGCCAGGGCCCGCAGTGAAGGCAACCTGCGTTACGTTACGGTGACTCCCATGCTCACCAACAGCGACAGTATCGCCGCTGGTGACCGCTCTCGCTGGATGCCGATCCGCCCCGGCGGCGACCTTGCCCTGGCCATGGGGATGATCCGCTGGATCATCGAGAACGGCCGCCACAACGCCGCCTACCTCAGCGTGCCGAGCAAGGCTTCGATGGAACGGGTCGGGGAGCCGAGCTTTACCAATTCGAGCCATCTGGTTGTCGTCACCCCGGGACATCAATTGGAAGGGCGTGTGCTCAAGGCATCCGGTGATGCCGGAAAAGAGGATTTTCTGGTGATTGACAGCACTGACGGACAGCTCAAATCTGCGGATCAGGTCGATGCGGCCCGTCTTGAGGTGGATGAGACGATCGTCTACGGCGGTGAACGCCTGGCGGTGAAATCTTCCTTCACGCTGTTGAAAGAGTCTGCCTTCCGCTTCACCTTGGAGGAGTACGCCCAAGAGTCGGGCATCCCCGCTGAGGAAATTGCCGATCTGGCGCACGAGTTCACCAGTCACGGACGCAAGGTCGCGGTCGATTGTCATGGCAACACCATGCACACGACAGGTTTTTACACCACCTGGGCCATCCTGTCCCTGTCCGCCCTGGTCGGCAGCCTCAACTACAAGGGCGGAATGAGCGCCGGCGGCGGCAAGTTCACGGACATGAAAGGGGCAGCCTACGATTTGACCGACTATCCCGGCAAGCCCAAGCAGCCCGGCATCCGCATCGACCGCACCCGCATTGCCTATGAAAAGACCAGCGAGTTCAAGCGCAACCAGGCAGCGGGCAAACCCTATCCTGCCAAGGATCAGTGGTATCCCTTTACCAACGCCATCGAGACGGGTCTGATTACCGGTTCCATCAACCACTACCCTTATCCCCTCAAGGCCCTTATCAGCTGGAATGCCAACTTTATCTACGGTGAATCTGGCGGCGAGAACACCCTGGCCGAAGCGCTTAAAGATCCCAAGGCCTCCATCCCATTGATGATCGCTATCGACCCGTTCATTAATGAAACAAGCCGTCTGGCCGACTACATCGTGCCTGACAGCGTGCTTTACGAAACATGGGGCGAGCTCAACCCCTGGGGGGCCTGGCTGACCAAGACCAACGCGGTGCGTTACCCGGTGGTGACCCCGCGTCAGGCAACTTTCGCTAATGGAGAGCCGGTGTGCATGGACAGTTTTGTTATCGAAATCGGGAAAAAACTCGGTCTTCCCGGTTTCGGCCCCCAGGCCATCAAGGCTTCCAACGGCAGTCTTCACCCGCTGGAACGGCCGGAAGATTTCTACCTGCGCGTCTTCGAGAATGTGGCCCTGGACGCTAAGTCGGTGCCCAATGCCGACGACGAGGAAATCCGCCTGGCCGGTCTGCAGGACTATGTTCCGCGCCTGCGCAGGGTCAGCCCGGAGAACTGGCGCAAAGTCGCTTACGTCATGGCACGCGGTGGGCGCTTCGAAGGGAAGGAAGGTGCCTACAAAGAGTCACATCTGGCTAAAAAATATCCGGGGATGATCAGTATTTACAGCGAGACTGTCGGCACCAGCCGCAGTTCATTGACAGCGGAAAAATACAGTGGCGTGCCGACCTTCTACGGAGCGCGTCTGGTCAAGGGCGATCTTCTGGTGAAGCGTTTTCCCCGTTCCGAATACCCATTGACCGCCTTCAGTTTCAAGTCGAACGTGGTCTCATCTCCCAATACAGCCTCATCTCGGTTGCGGGATTTGCGCTACACCAGTACCATCGACATCGCCGCTCGTACGGCCGAAAGCCTCGGTCTTGCCCACGGCGATGTCGTCGAGTTGACCTCTCCCGGCGGCCGCATCGAGGGGCTGTTGCGGGTGCGTGAAGGGATGCATCCGGAAGCCATTGGCGTGGAGCACGGATTTGGCCGCAGCGGCGAGGGGGCGATAACCGTGCAGATCGGCAACGAAACCCTGGAGGGGTTGCGCTTCCGTAAGAGCGGCGCAAGCATCAACCTCCTGGGCTTTGCAGACCCTGATCGGCCCGGGCGGATTGCTCTCTCCGACTTCGCCGTCGGATCCAACTCGCGTCAGGTGATCCCGGTGCGAATCCGCAAGCTACCGTCCTGA